GCCCATGTTCATGGTGAATGCTCCTCTCTCGTCCGCCTTGGTGCCGGCCATCACCCTGCCGCCGCACACCATGTGGACGACGGCGTCTGCCCGGAGACGAAAAACAAGCCAAATGACGATAGTTAAGACGGCCGGACAAGAGTTGCAGCCATTAGGTGGCATATATTCAGGCAACAAACAATGAAACATGCAGGAGAGGTCCTTCCTTACTCGGGAACGGCGGAACCGCAGCCACGTTGATGGAGCTCCCCGCGCTGCATGGCaccacgccggcgacgagggccaGTGGAGGCTGCTTGTCCGCCTCCGCACTGCACGGCGCGAGgctgacgacgacgacgaggagagCGGCGAGGAGAAGGCTCTTGGCTGCCATTTGCTTCGACACGCTCGACCACTTTGTTGTATGCGTGACTGTGTGAGGAGGATATGGTGCTGCGCTGAGTGTGGTGGCTCATGCTGCTGCATGGATCCCCATTTTATAGGCATGCGAGGTAGCTGCAATGCAACACTTTCTGGTTCCACTGAATCGCTGTGCGCGTGCTTGCGGTGTCGTAGCTGGGCACGCTGCTGTCCGCGTCGGCATGGGAAGGGTCCAAAGTTCGCCCAAACGCATGCTCCAAGCAGCAAGAATCTCGATCAGTTCACGGGCACCATGCATGGACTAGTAGCAGCGTAAAGCACCAGCGCATGCATGCCAAGCCAAGCTAGAGAGATTTTTGATCGCGAGAGCTACCATCGAGGGCGAGGACACGCCTTATTACGAATAACCAACCTGTAGAACGTACAACATGCGTAGGGTGCGCGCGTGATCTATGGGGATGCCATTCCACGGCGTGCTCGATTGGTGCATGCGTGTGGAATTATTGATGAATATTAGTTCATGTGCCTAACAGTGCCAAGAAGAAGGGAGAAATTATAGAGATGTCCTTGTCGATTGGATACGTACTTCATTCCCATGTTGGGTATGTTCAGAGTCTTAAGGCATCTCCAACAGATGATATAAAAATGTAGTTGTACCAAAGAACCTGTCATTTGGGTTCGTTTTGGCCAAAAGAAAAACAGCTCCAAAAGATGCGCCATACCTATGTGATGTCAAAAAAAAATTAATTTGCAACACCTTTAGCAGCTGTCCTAAAACTAAAAATGTTGCAGCCGGAACCCAACTGTCCGTGGTGAAacttccccgccgccgcccggcgccaCACCACGCCGGCTCCAACCGATTTTTGCCGCCACCGCCACTTCGTCGGCCACATTATTTTGGGTCAAACTCCACTCCGATGAGAGAATCATTGTGATGATTTTACAGTAAATACcaaccctccccccccccccctcgacgAAGTGGCAGCGGAGGTGAGAATCCCGCTCGTGTGGTTCTAATTTCTTTTGGAGCTGAGTATTTACAGTAAAATCATCATAATTATGGCCGTAATCATGGAAAACACCAGTATTCATTTTTTTTAGCAAAAACCACTGGATGACTAGTAATGAAACATTGAACGCGCGATTTGCCATGTTTGACACTGGATCTGACAAGGGGGCTTGCTTGTCATGGTGATGTAGCAGGGGATAAATTTGCTGAGTGCAacggaggccgccgccgccattaATTATGCCTTCCCCATCTCCGAGAACCCCTCTCGCCAGTCGGAGCACCTTGAGGCGGCAGCCGTTGCAGTAGCTCAATCGTGTTGTTGCCATCGGCCGCCGGTGGCAGGggcagggaggagggaggcgctaAGGCCTCCCAAggggcgggggaggggggggggggcgaatggCCCCTCCATGATACCCAGATCAGGAGGTTTTTTCATCGTCCCCATCCAAGGAGGAAGACGTACATAATACCTCTGAAAATTTCGGTTATAGTTGTTCTACCATTTTTGACAGTGTGCAAAGGCTCATTTGGCGCTACGCGTAACTTGACTTTTTTTTTAGGGTAGCGTAACTTGACTTTCAACAAGGTACTCTTCCTTGTGGAGCACAAGTCCGTTGACTGACCAGCGGCTGAGCGAGCCAATACGTTTGAAGTTTCTCCGACGACCGGAGACTTGTCTCCCTGCCCTGCCTGCCCGTGTACACCGACAGCTGGAGCCACCGCGTGATATATTTACTTTTGAATGATTTCTGAAGAAAATACTGTACACAGATACTCGCTCCTAGCTCCGTTTTATTTCCATGGCTACCTTGGGACGAGAAAATCAATCCACCTGAGGTAAGCTCGGCCGCCGAGCCAAGATGCCGGCAGGAGGATTCTCGGCGTCTTCGGCGCGGCCGTCCGGCATGGAGTTTGAGGCCAAGATCACGCCTATGGTGGTCACCTCCTGCGTCACGGCGGCCACCGGCGGGCTCATGTTCGGCTACGACATCGGCGTCTCTGGTACAACAAAGATCGTTCTACAAAGCAATTAACAAGTACGACCATGGTGTATCTAACAACAAATCATCTGCATAGGCGGGGTGACGTCCATGGAGGATTTCCAGCGTGAGTTCTTCCCGACGGTGCTCCGCAAGAGCCGCAAGAACAAGGGGAGCAACTACTGCCGATACGACAGCCAAGGCCTGCAGCTCTTTACCTCGTCCCTCTACCTCGCCGGCCTCGTCTCCACCTTCTTTGCGTCCTACACCACCCGCCGGCTCGGCCGCCGCGCCACTATGCGCATAGCCGGCGCCTTTTTCATCGTCGGCGTCATTTTCAATGGCGCTGCACGGGACCTCGGTATGCTCATCGTCGGCAGGATCCTGCTTGGCTGCGGCGTTGGCTTCGCCAACCAGGTCAGAAAGTTCCCGGACATCTAATTAGTACTCCcaagcaaaaataaaaataaacagtttgtctaattcatATCTAGATGTTTTTTaggatgtcacatctaagctcccacaaatATATAATGAAGCAACAAGAAATAAAAAAATAGAACAAAAAAATAAATCATAAACAGAATGGACATCagtttagatgtgacataactatgtcacatctagatgtgtcctagacagactcAAAAATAAAATGCAAGTGGTCTATCAATCTAACATTTTGTATAGTCCCTCAATTTTTatatatacaaggccacaaaaTCAAATTACAGGTATCAATGTAAAATTTAATGTCTGCTTTGCAAGTCAATTTTTCTTTTTGTTTACTGCGATCATTAATAAGCCACATGCATGCAAGGAAACTGAGTGGAGGAAGTATGTGTATGTCATTATGACTGCATACATGCAAGTATTAAACATGTTGTTAGTACGAGAAAATATCATTAATTTTGTCTCAAttactgttggtggccttgtaAAGATGCAAAATGTATATTTCATAGTGGCCTTGTACTATGAATTAGCTAGAGCTAAAGCTGATTTGTTTTTTGAAAACTTGGGGTAGCTCAATTGGTGAAAGTTAGAGAGTGATGTACAACCTTGCCATCAGCCTTGCTGCTCGACAGTAGTcactaatactccctccgtccgaaaatacttgtcttAGAGATGgttgtatctagacttattttagttatagatacatccattttcaaCCATTTCTAAGACAAGTATTTCcagacagagggagtacaaattAAAATGCCAGTGACATGTACAATGGTTTCTCGTATGTTGTAAAAACCCAGCTACGGACACGCAACCTTGCTAAAAGGATTGAGAGCTTGACTGAGGGAGGTGGGGGGagtgaataggagactacaaaaTTTTGGCTTAATTTTTAACTTTAAGAACAAGGAAGATAAATTAAGTTCTCTAGATATGCAATCTAAGATGAGAACAACCTATGACAAGCAAGCTAATACATTAGGTAAGAAATAGCAACAAGTTACCTAGCAAGCAAACACAACTGGGGGAACGAAAAGGATTAACCACACAAGTTACAGACGCAGATGTATCTTGAAATTCACACTCTTTGGGTTATGTTTGTCTTTGTTGAAGAGGTGACAAAGCCAAAGCTCTGGAACACCACCAAGTGGATCACACTAATCTCCTTTTGAGtcaccccccctccccccccacacacacacacacactcaatGGATGAGCCTCAAATCACCCGTGATTGGTTTTGAAGAGGACCACCGTCCTTTACAAACTTTCCGGAGTACACCACAAGGCAAGGAAGCTTCCGGGCCTTGACTCCTACTACCTAGGAGTCCCAAAAGTTCAAGAGCAACAAATGTTGGCAATGAACAAGAATAGGGATCATGAGTTTGGTTTGGTGGAAGTGTATATCACGAATTGGTTCGGTTTTTTTTTGCGCAATCGTAGACATATTAGCAAACTATATGAGTAGGACTTTTCTAGAAACAAAGCGCAAATGCAAAACTTCAcattcacacacacacacacacacacacacacacacacgcacgcacgcatgcatgcacgcacacacacacatccctaTGAACACATGCACACATATCCTACCcttatgagcacctccgagagactaGACCTATAGATCTTGATATTGATGAAGTCGTCATAGTCACCTTGTAGTTGATGGACACGTCATACCACTGAACAAATAGCACTGGAAAGCCTAGAATAAATCCAAGAAAATGCGACCGCCCATGCCAAGTCTACAACTTGGGCCCTGGTGGGCAGATTCCACCACACGAAAATAATAGCCTATTATTTCTTGACCTCATGTTCTGATATTACGATGTCGATACTGATATATAGTTATTTGCATGATTGAATGAGAATTGACATGCACATATGCAGGCTATTCCTCTGTTCTTGTCAGAGATCGCACCGACTACAAATCGTGGTGGCCTCAACTCCCTATTCCAGCTAAACATCACGGTCGGCATTTTGTTCGCCAACCTCGTCAACTATGGCACTAACAGGTACCTGCCCATCAGGCGTCTTCCATGCTATGTTTGTTTCCCTACCATATACACCATATACAGAAGTTTTGCATTTCATAAAATGAGTGTATATGCCTATAGACTTATCAGCAAATGGTTTTCGGCCTCATGCAGGATCCACCCTTGGGGATGGCGTCTTTCTTTGTCCCTCGCGGGATTCCCGGTTGTGTTGTTCACCCTAGGTGCATTCTTCATGGTCGATACACCCAATAGCCTCATTGAGCGCGGTCGTCAAGAGGAGGGCAAAGTTGTGCTCAAGAAGATCCGCGGCACCGAAAACGTGGAGCCAGAGTTCAATGAGATCGTGGAGGCCAGTCGCATCGCCCATGACATCAAGAACCCATTTCGCAGCCTCCTACAACGCCGCAACCGTCCCCTTCTCATGATCACCATCCTCCTCCAGATGTTCCAGCAATTGACCGGTATAAACGCCATCATGTTCTACGCCCCGGTGCTGCTCACCACATTGGGATTCAAGACCGAGGCTTCATTCTACTCGGCAGTGATCACGGGGGCAGTGAACGTATTGTCAACGTTTGTATCAATGTACGTTGTAGACCGAGTGGGGAGACGGATGTTGCTGctggatgcctgatacgtctccaacgtatctgtaatttttgattgctccatactatattatattctattttggacattattgagctttattatacacttttatattatttttgggactaacctattaaccggaggcccagcccagaattgctgttttttgcctatttcagagtctcgcagaaaaagaatatcaaacggagtccaaatggaatgaaaccttcgggaacgtgattttcagaacgaacgtgatccagaggacttggaccctacgtcaagaaagctaccaggaagccacgaggtagggggcgcgccctccaccctcgtgggccccacgttgctccaccgacgtacttcttcctcctatatatacctacgtacccccaaactaccagatacggatctaaaaacctaattccaccgccgcaaccttctgtacccatgagatcccatctttgggcctttttcggagctccgccggagggggcatcgatcacggagggcttctacatcaacaccatagcctctccgatgatgtgtgagtagtttacctcagaccttcgggtccatagttattagctagatgacttcttctctccttttggatgtcaatacaatgttctccccctctcttgtggagatctattcgatgtaatcttcttttgcggtgtgtttgttgagaccgatgaattgtgggtttatgatccagtttatctatgaacaatatttgattcttctctggattcttttatgtatgattggttatctttgcaagtctcttcgaattatcagtttggtttggcctactagattgatctttcttgcaatgggagaagtgcttagctttgggttcaatcttgcggtgtcctttcccagtgacagtaggggcagcaaggcacgtattgtattgttgccatcgaggataacaagatggggtttatatcatattgcatgagtttatccctctacatcatgtcatcttgcttaaagcgttactctattcttatgaacttactactctagatgcatgctggatagcggtcgatgtgtggagtaatagtggtagatgcagacaggagtcggtctacttgtctcggacgtgatgcctatatacatgatcatacctagatattctcataactatgctcaattctatcaattgctcaacagtaatttgttcacccaccgtaatacttatgctcttgagagaagccactagtgaaacctatggcccccgggtctattttccatcatattaatcttccaacacttagttatctTTATTGCTTTCTATTTTGCTTTGcttctttatcataaaaataccaaaaatattatcttatcatatctatcagatatcactctcgtaagtgaccgtgtagggattgacaaccccttatcgcgttggttgcgagtttatttttttgtgtaggtgcgagggactcgtgcgtggcttcctactgaattgataccttggttctcaaaaactgagggaaatacttatgctactttgctgcatcaccctttcctcttcaagggaaaaccaacgcagtgctcaagaggtagcaagaaggatttctggcgccgttgccggggagtctatgcaaaagtcaacacaccaagtacccatcacaaacccttatctcccgcattacattatttgccatttgcctctcgttttcctctcccccacttcacccttgccgttttattcgccctctcttttccgttcgcctctttttgtTCGCTTCTTGTTtactcgtgtgttggattgcttgtttgtcacgatggctcaagataatactaaattgtgtgacttcaccaataacaacaacaatgattttcttagcactccgattgctcctcttaccgataccgAATCTTGTGATATCAATGCTGCTTTgatgaatcttgtcatgaaagatcaattcgccggccttcctagagaagatgccgctacccatctaaatagcttcgttgatttgtgtgatatgcaaaagaagaaagatgtggacaatgatattgttaaattgaagctatttccctgttcgcttagagatcgtgctaaagcttggtttttgtctttgcctaaaaatagtattgattcttggaataagtgcaaagatgcctttatctctaaatattttcctcccgctaagatcatctctcttagaaacgatattatgaattttaagcaacttgatcatgaacatgttgcacaagcttgggagaggatgaaagtaatgatacgtaattgccctacacatggtttgaatttgtggatgattatacaaaaaaattatgccgg
The sequence above is a segment of the Aegilops tauschii subsp. strangulata cultivar AL8/78 chromosome 6, Aet v6.0, whole genome shotgun sequence genome. Coding sequences within it:
- the LOC109780846 gene encoding sugar transport protein MST4-like — translated: MPAGGFSASSARPSGMEFEAKITPMVVTSCVTAATGGLMFGYDIGVSGGVTSMEDFQREFFPTVLRKSRKNKGSNYCRYDSQGLQLFTSSLYLAGLVSTFFASYTTRRLGRRATMRIAGAFFIVGVIFNGAARDLGMLIVGRILLGCGVGFANQAIPLFLSEIAPTTNRGGLNSLFQLNITVGILFANLVNYGTNRIHPWGWRLSLSLAGFPVVLFTLGAFFMVDTPNSLIERGRQEEGKVVLKKIRGTENVEPEFNEIVEASRIAHDIKNPFRSLLQRRNRPLLMITILLQMFQQLTGINAIMFYAPVLLTTLGFKTEASFYSAVITGAVNVLSTFVSMYVVDRVGRRMLLLDA